A genomic stretch from Ursus arctos isolate Adak ecotype North America unplaced genomic scaffold, UrsArc2.0 scaffold_21, whole genome shotgun sequence includes:
- the TSPAN31 gene encoding tetraspanin-31 isoform X1 yields the protein MVCGGFACSKNALCALNVVYMLVGLLLIGVAAWGKGLGLVSSIHIIGGVIAVGVFLLLIAVAGLVGAVNHHQVLLFFYMIILGLVFIFQFGISCSCLAINRSKQTDVINASWWVMSNKTRDELERSFDCCGLFNLTTLYQQDYAFCTAICKSRSSTCQMCGEKFLKHSDEALKILGGVGLFFSFTEVTFFSSLIRTLSLSSRDSELLIISFPLLFTDSWCLASNEISESEGSSS from the exons ATGGTTTGCGGTGGCTTTGCCTGCTCCAAGAATGCGCTGTGCGCTCTCAACGTGGTCTACATG CTGGTCGGCTTGTTGCTCATTGGAGTGGCTGCTTGGGGTAAGGGTCTGGGTCTGGTGTCCAGCATCCACATCATCGGAGGAGTCATTGCTGTGGGAGTCTTCCTTCTTCTCATCGCCGTGGCTGGCCTGGTGGGTGCTGTCAACCACCACCAAGTACTGCTGTTCTTT TACATGATCATCCTTGGTTTGGTCTTCATCTTCCAGTTTGGAATCTCTTGCTCATGTCTGGCCATTAACCGAAGTAAACAG acAGATGTCATCAATGCTTCTTGGTGGGTCATGAGCAACAAGACCCGGGACGAACTGGAAAGAAGTTTTGATTGTTGTGGCTTGTTCAACCTTACAACCCTGTACCAACAGGATTATGCTTTCTGCACTGCA ATCTGTAAGAGCCGGAGCTCCACATGCCAGATGTGTGGAGAAAAGTTTCTGAAGCATTCAGACGAAGCCCTGAAAATCCTGGGGGGTGTTGGACTCTTCTTTAGCTTTACAGAGGTAACATTCTTCAGTTCTCTCATACGTACCCTTTCTCTTAGCTCCAGAGATTCAGAACTGCTGAtaatctctttccctttgctttttacAGATTCTTGGTGTTTGGCTAGCAATGAGATTTCGGAATCAGAAGGATCCTCGAGCTAA
- the TSPAN31 gene encoding tetraspanin-31 isoform X2, whose product MVCGGFACSKNALCALNVVYMLVGLLLIGVAAWGKGLGLVSSIHIIGGVIAVGVFLLLIAVAGLVGAVNHHQVLLFFYMIILGLVFIFQFGISCSCLAINRSKQTDVINASWWVMSNKTRDELERSFDCCGLFNLTTLYQQDYAFCTAICKSRSSTCQMCGEKFLKHSDEALKILGGVGLFFSFTEILGVWLAMRFRNQKDPRANPSAFL is encoded by the exons ATGGTTTGCGGTGGCTTTGCCTGCTCCAAGAATGCGCTGTGCGCTCTCAACGTGGTCTACATG CTGGTCGGCTTGTTGCTCATTGGAGTGGCTGCTTGGGGTAAGGGTCTGGGTCTGGTGTCCAGCATCCACATCATCGGAGGAGTCATTGCTGTGGGAGTCTTCCTTCTTCTCATCGCCGTGGCTGGCCTGGTGGGTGCTGTCAACCACCACCAAGTACTGCTGTTCTTT TACATGATCATCCTTGGTTTGGTCTTCATCTTCCAGTTTGGAATCTCTTGCTCATGTCTGGCCATTAACCGAAGTAAACAG acAGATGTCATCAATGCTTCTTGGTGGGTCATGAGCAACAAGACCCGGGACGAACTGGAAAGAAGTTTTGATTGTTGTGGCTTGTTCAACCTTACAACCCTGTACCAACAGGATTATGCTTTCTGCACTGCA ATCTGTAAGAGCCGGAGCTCCACATGCCAGATGTGTGGAGAAAAGTTTCTGAAGCATTCAGACGAAGCCCTGAAAATCCTGGGGGGTGTTGGACTCTTCTTTAGCTTTACAGAG ATTCTTGGTGTTTGGCTAGCAATGAGATTTCGGAATCAGAAGGATCCTCGAGCTAACCCCAGTGCCTTTCTATAA
- the CDK4 gene encoding cyclin-dependent kinase 4, whose translation MATPRYEPVAEIGVGAYGTVYKARDPHSGHFVALKSVRVPNGGGAGGGLPISTVREVALLRRLEAFEHPNVVRLMDVCATARTDRETKVTLVFEHVDQDLRTYLDKAPPPGLPVETIKDLMRQFLRGLDFLHANCIVHRDLKPENILVTSGGTVKLADFGLARIYSYQMALTPVVVTLWYRAPEVLLQSTYATPVDMWSVGCIFAEMFRRKPLFCGNSEADQLGKIFDLIGLPPEDDWPRDVSLPRGAFSPRGPRPVQSVVPELEESGAQLLLEMLTFNPHKRISAFRALQHSYLQKAEGNPE comes from the exons ATGGCTACTCCTCGATATGAGCCAGTGGCTGAGATTGGTGTTGGTGCCTATGGAACGGTATACAAGGCCCGCGATCCTCACAGCGGCCACTTCGTGGCCCTCAAGAGCGTAAGAGTCCCTAATGGAGGAGGTGCTGGAGGGGGCCTTCCCATCAGCACAGTTCGTGAGGTGGCCTTACTGCGGCGGCTGGAGGCTTTTGAGCATCCCAACGTCGTCCG GCTGATGGATGTCTGTGCCACCGCCCGAACTGACCGGGAGACCAAAGTGACTCTGGTGTTTGAGCACGTGGACCAAGACCTGAGGACATATCTGGACAAGGCACCCCCACCAGGCTTGCCAGTGGAGACCATCAAG GATCTGATGCGCCAGTTTCTAAGAGGCCTCGATTTCCTTCATGCCAACTGCATCGTTCACCGAGACCTGAAGCCAGAGAACATTCTCGTGACCAGTGGTGGGACAGTCAAGCTAGCTGACTTTGGCCTGGCCAGAATCTACAGCTACCAGATGGCACTTACACCTGTG GTTGTTACACTCTGGTACCGTGCTCCAGAAGTTCTTCTGCAGTCTACATACGCAACACCCGTGGACATGTGGAGTGTTGGCTGTATCTTCGCAGAGATGTTTCGTCGAAA GCCCCTCTTCTGTGGAAACTCTGAAGCTGACCAGTTAGGCAAAATCTTTGA CCTGATCGGGCTGCCCCCAGAGGATGACTGGCCCCGAGATGTGTCTCTGCCTCGAGGAGCCTTTTCCCCCAGAGGGCCCCGCCCAGTGCAGTCAGTGGTACCTGAGTTGGAGGAGTCTGGAGCACAACTGCTGCTG GAGATGCTGACTTTTAACCCACACAAGCGAATCTCTGCCTTCCGAGCCCTGCAGCACTCTTATCTACAAAAGGCAGAAGGTAACCCAGAGTGA
- the AGAP2 gene encoding arf-GAP with GTPase, ANK repeat and PH domain-containing protein 2 isoform X2, with protein sequence MHAQRQLAVAAVRAEVRRHEVAKQSLSRLRKLTERVGNPELRDSIQASLDSVREAVVNSQEWTLSRSIPELRLGVLGDARSGKSSLIHRFLTGSYQVLEKTESDQHKKEMLVDGQTHLVLIREEAGAPDAKFSGWADAVILVFSLEDENSFQAVSRLHGQLSSLRGEGRGGLALALVGTQDRISASSPRVVGDARARALCADMKRCSYYETCATYGLNVDRVFQEVAQKVVTLRKQQQLLAACKSLPSSPSHSAASTPVAGQASNGGHTSDYSSSLPSSPNVGHRELRAEAAAVAGLSTPGSLHRAAKRRTSLFANRRGSDSEKRSLDSRGETTGSGRAIPIKQSFLLKRSGNSLNKEWKKKYVTLSSNGFLLYHPSINDYIHSTHGKEMDLLRTTVKVPGKRPPRAISAFGPSASINGLVKDMSTVQMGEGPEATTPTPSPNPSPSSLQPPPDQTSKNLLKPDRNLARALSTDCTPSGDLSLLSREPPPSPMVKKQRRKKLTTPSKTEGSAGQAEEENFEFLIVSSTGQTWHFEAASFEERDAWVQAIESQILASLQCCESSKVKLRTDSQSEAVAIQAIRNAKGNSICVDCGAPNPTWASLNLGALICIECSGIHRNLGTHLSRVRSLDLDDWPRELTLVLTAIGNDMANRVWESDTRGRTKPTRDSSREERESWIRAKYEQLLFLAPLGTPEEPLGRQLWAAVQAQDVAAVLLLLAHARHGPLDTSVEDPQLRSPLHLAAELAHVVITQLLLWYGADVAARDAQGHTALFYARQAGSQLCADILLQHGCPGEGGSTVTTPSAATTPSITATPSPRRRSSAASMGRADAPVALV encoded by the exons ATGCATGCCCAGAGGCAGTTGGCTGTCGCTGCAGTGAGAGCAGAAGTCAGACGACACGAGGTGGCCAAGCAGTCTCTAAGCCGCCTCAGGAAGCTGACAGAGAGGGTGGGCAATCCTGAACTTCGGGACAGCATCCAGGCCTCACTGGACAGTGTGCGAG AGGCTGTGGTCAATAGCCAGGAATGGACTTTGAGCCGCTCCATTCCTGAACTGCGCCTG GGTGTGCTAGGTGACGCCAGGAGTGGGAAGTCATCGCTCATCCACCGATTCTTGACCGGTTCCTACCAAGTGCTGGAGAAGACAGAAA GTGACCAGCACAAGAAAGAGATGTTGGTGGATGGACAGACTCATCTGGTGTTGATCCGAGAGGAAGCTGGGGCACCTGATGCCAAG TTCTCAGGCTGGGCAGATGCTGTCATCTTGGTCTTCAGCCTGGAGGACGAAAACAGTTTCCAGGCCGTGAGCCGTCTCCATGGGCAGCTGAGTTCCCTTAGGGGGGAAGGACGAGGAGGCCTGGCACTGGCCCTGGTGGGGACACAAG ACAGGATTAGTGCTTCCTCCCCTCGAGTGGTGGGCGATGCTCGTGCCAGGGCTCTGTGCGCGGATATGAAGCGCTGTAGCTACTATGAGACGTGTGCGACCTACGGGCTCAATGTGGACCGCGTCTTCCAGGAGG TGGCCCAGAAGGTGGTGACCTTAAGAAAACAGCAACAGCTTCTGGCTGCCTGTAAgtccctgcccagctccccgAGCCACTCGGCTGCTTCCACTCCTGTAGCTGGGCAG GCTAGCAATGGGGGCCACACTAGCGACTActcttcttccctcccatcctcaccCAATGTTGGTCACCGGGAGCTCCGAGCTGAGGCAGCTGCGGTGGCTGGATTGAGCACCCCGGGGTCCCTGCATCGGGCAGCCAAGCGTAGGACCAGCCTTTTCGCG AATCGTCGGGGCAGTGATTCTGAGAAGCGGAGTTTGGACAGTCGGGGAGAGACAACGGGGAGTGGGCGAGCCATCCCCATCAAACAG AGCTTCCTACTGAAGCGAAGTGGCAACTCCTTGAAcaaagaatggaagaagaaatacGTGACCCTGTCCAGTAATGGCTTCCTTCTCTACCACCCCAGCATTAAT GATTACATCCACAGTACCCACGGCAAAGAGATGGACTTGCTACGAACAACAGTCAAAGTCCCTGGCAAGAGGCCCCCAAGAGCCATCTCTGCTTTTGGCCCCTCGGCCAGCATCAATGGGTTGGTCAAGGACATGAGCACTGTGCAGATGGGTGAAGGTCCTG AAGCCACCACTCCCACCCCAAGCCCAAACCCCAGCCCCAGTTCCCTGCAGCCACCACCAGACCAGACATCCAAGAACCTGCTGAAGCCAGACCGGAATTTGGCCCGAGCCCTCAGCACCG ACTGTACCCCATCTGGAGACCTGAGCCTCCTGAGTCGGGAACCCCCTCCTTCTCCCATGgtgaagaagcagaggaggaaaaaattgACAACACCCTCCAAGACTGAAGGCTCGGCTGGGCAGGCTGAAG aggaAAACTTCGAATTCCTGATCGTGTCCAGCACTGGTCAGACGTGGCACTTTGAGGCAGCCAGTTTTGAGGAGCGGGATGCCTGGGTCCAGGCCATCGAAAGTCAGATCCTAGCCAGTCTGCAATGCTGTGAGAGCAGCAAGGTCAAG CTGCGCACAGACAGCCAAAGTGAAGCGGTGGCCATCCAGGCGATCCGGAACGCCAAGGGGAACTCTATCTGCGTGGACTGCGGGGCCCCCA ACCCCACGTGGGCCAGTTTGAACCTGGGCGCACTCATCTGCATCGAGTGTTCTGGCATTCACCGGAACCTGGGCACACACCTGTCCCGCGTTCGCTCGCTGGACTTGGACGACTGGCCTCGGGAGCTGACCCTGGTGCTGACGGCCATTGGCAACGACATGGCCAACCGCGTGTGGGAGAGCGACACACGGGGCCGTACCAAACCCACGCGGGACTCTTCGCG GGAGGAGCGTGAATCATGGATTCGCGCCAAGTACGAGCAGCTGCTGTTCCTGGCGCCGCTGGGCACTCCGGAGGAACCGCTGGGCCGCCAGCTGTGGGCCGCGGTGCAGGCCCAGGACGTGGCCGCCGTTCTCCTGCTTCTGGCCCATGCGCGACACGGGCCGCTCGACACCAGCGTAGAGGACCCGCAGCTTCGCTCCCCCCTTCACCTGGCAGCCGAGCTTGCCCACGTTGTCATCACGCAGCTGCTGTTGTGG TACGGCGCCGACGTGGCCGCCCGCGACGCACAGGGCCACACGGCGCTGTTCTACGCCCGCCAGGCTGGAAGCCAGCTGTGCGCCGACATCCTTCTCCAGCACGGCTGCCCGGGTGAGGGCGGCAGCACCGTCACCACCCCCAGCGCAGCCACCACCCCCAGCATCACCGCCACGCCCAGCCCCCGCCGCCGGAGCAGCGCCGCCAGCATGGGCCGCGCCGACGCCCCCGTCGCGCTGGTATAG
- the AGAP2 gene encoding arf-GAP with GTPase, ANK repeat and PH domain-containing protein 2 isoform X1: MSRGAGALQRRTTTYLISLTLVKLESVPPPPPSPSAAAAGAPGTRGAETGDPGSPRGAEEPGKKRHERLFHRQDALWISTSSAGAGGAEPPTLSPAPASPARPVSPAPGRRLSLWAAPPGPPLSGGLSPDPKPGGAPTSRRPLLSSPSWGGPEPEGRAGGGVPGSSSPHPGTGSRRLKVAPPPPAPKPCKTVTTSGAKAGGGKGAGSRLSWPESEGKPRVKGSKSSAGTGASAAAAGGGGAAAATSGGVGAGSGARGKLSPRKGKSKTLDNSDLHPGPPAGSPPPLTLPATPAPAATVTAASAQPTGPAPPITLEPPAPGLKRGREGGRASTRDRKMLKFISGIFTKSTGGPPGSGPPPGPPGLSSGSGSRELLGAELRASPKAVVNSQEWTLSRSIPELRLGVLGDARSGKSSLIHRFLTGSYQVLEKTESDQHKKEMLVDGQTHLVLIREEAGAPDAKFSGWADAVILVFSLEDENSFQAVSRLHGQLSSLRGEGRGGLALALVGTQDRISASSPRVVGDARARALCADMKRCSYYETCATYGLNVDRVFQEVAQKVVTLRKQQQLLAACKSLPSSPSHSAASTPVAGQASNGGHTSDYSSSLPSSPNVGHRELRAEAAAVAGLSTPGSLHRAAKRRTSLFANRRGSDSEKRSLDSRGETTGSGRAIPIKQSFLLKRSGNSLNKEWKKKYVTLSSNGFLLYHPSINDYIHSTHGKEMDLLRTTVKVPGKRPPRAISAFGPSASINGLVKDMSTVQMGEGPEATTPTPSPNPSPSSLQPPPDQTSKNLLKPDRNLARALSTDCTPSGDLSLLSREPPPSPMVKKQRRKKLTTPSKTEGSAGQAEEENFEFLIVSSTGQTWHFEAASFEERDAWVQAIESQILASLQCCESSKVKLRTDSQSEAVAIQAIRNAKGNSICVDCGAPNPTWASLNLGALICIECSGIHRNLGTHLSRVRSLDLDDWPRELTLVLTAIGNDMANRVWESDTRGRTKPTRDSSREERESWIRAKYEQLLFLAPLGTPEEPLGRQLWAAVQAQDVAAVLLLLAHARHGPLDTSVEDPQLRSPLHLAAELAHVVITQLLLWYGADVAARDAQGHTALFYARQAGSQLCADILLQHGCPGEGGSTVTTPSAATTPSITATPSPRRRSSAASMGRADAPVALV, translated from the exons ATGAGCCGGGGCGCGGGCGCGCTTCAGCGCCGGACAACGACCTACCTCATCTCGCTGACCCTGGTCAAGCTCGAGTCGGTGCCTCCGCCGCCGCCTTCTCCGTCTGCGGCCGCAGCCGGCGCCCCCGGGACCAGAGGTGCGGAGACCGGGGATCCTGGCAGCCCCCGAGGCGCGGAGGAGCCGGGCAAGAAGCGGCACGAGCGTCTCTTCCACCGGCAGGATGCGCTGTGGATCAGCACGAGCAGCGCGGGCGCCGGGGGCGCCGagccccccaccctgtccccgGCTCCGGCCAGTCCGGCCCGCCCGGTCTCCCCCGCTCCCGGCCGCCGCCTCTCCCTTTGGGCCGCCCCTCCGGGGCCCCCGCTCTCCGGGGGGCTGAGCCCTGACCCCAAGCCCGGGGGCGCCCCCACCTCCCGGCGCCCCTTGCTCAGCAGCCCGAGCTGGGGGGGCCCGGAACCTGAaggccgggcgggcggcggcgtCCCAGGCTCGTCCTCCCCGCACCCCGGCACCGGCAGTCGGAGGCTCAAGGTGGCGCCTCCTCCGCCGGCTCCCAAGCCTTGCAAGACCGTAACCACGAGTGGCGCCAAAGCCGGCGGGGGCAAGGGCGCTGGTAGCCGCCTGTCATGGCCCGAAAGCGAAGGCAAGCCCAGGGTCAAGGGGTCAAAGAGCAGCGCCGGGACTGGAGCTTCTGCCGCCGCTGCCGGGGGAGGAGGAGCGGCAGCCGCGACCTCTGGTGGGGTCGGGGCTGGGTCGGGAGCCCGAGGGAAGCTGTCCCCTCGGAAAGGCAAGAGTAAGACCTTGGACAACAGTGACTTGCACCCGGGACCGCCTGCTGGCTCTCCTCCTCCGCTAACCCTCCCAGCAACCCCGGCTCCAGCCGCTACTGTCACCGCCGCCTCCGCGCAGCCCACTGGGCCTGCACCTCCAATCACTCTGGAGCCTCCAGCTCCAGGGCTGAAACGGGGCCGGGAGGGGGGCCGAGCATCCACTCGAGATCGCAAGATGCTCAAGTTTATCAGCGGCATCTTCACCAAGAGCACAGGGGGGCCTCCTGGCTCCGGGCCCCCTCCTGGACCCCCGGGCCTGTCTTCTGGCAGCGGGTCCAGGGAGCTGCTGGGCGCAGAGCTCCGCGCCTCCCCTA AGGCTGTGGTCAATAGCCAGGAATGGACTTTGAGCCGCTCCATTCCTGAACTGCGCCTG GGTGTGCTAGGTGACGCCAGGAGTGGGAAGTCATCGCTCATCCACCGATTCTTGACCGGTTCCTACCAAGTGCTGGAGAAGACAGAAA GTGACCAGCACAAGAAAGAGATGTTGGTGGATGGACAGACTCATCTGGTGTTGATCCGAGAGGAAGCTGGGGCACCTGATGCCAAG TTCTCAGGCTGGGCAGATGCTGTCATCTTGGTCTTCAGCCTGGAGGACGAAAACAGTTTCCAGGCCGTGAGCCGTCTCCATGGGCAGCTGAGTTCCCTTAGGGGGGAAGGACGAGGAGGCCTGGCACTGGCCCTGGTGGGGACACAAG ACAGGATTAGTGCTTCCTCCCCTCGAGTGGTGGGCGATGCTCGTGCCAGGGCTCTGTGCGCGGATATGAAGCGCTGTAGCTACTATGAGACGTGTGCGACCTACGGGCTCAATGTGGACCGCGTCTTCCAGGAGG TGGCCCAGAAGGTGGTGACCTTAAGAAAACAGCAACAGCTTCTGGCTGCCTGTAAgtccctgcccagctccccgAGCCACTCGGCTGCTTCCACTCCTGTAGCTGGGCAG GCTAGCAATGGGGGCCACACTAGCGACTActcttcttccctcccatcctcaccCAATGTTGGTCACCGGGAGCTCCGAGCTGAGGCAGCTGCGGTGGCTGGATTGAGCACCCCGGGGTCCCTGCATCGGGCAGCCAAGCGTAGGACCAGCCTTTTCGCG AATCGTCGGGGCAGTGATTCTGAGAAGCGGAGTTTGGACAGTCGGGGAGAGACAACGGGGAGTGGGCGAGCCATCCCCATCAAACAG AGCTTCCTACTGAAGCGAAGTGGCAACTCCTTGAAcaaagaatggaagaagaaatacGTGACCCTGTCCAGTAATGGCTTCCTTCTCTACCACCCCAGCATTAAT GATTACATCCACAGTACCCACGGCAAAGAGATGGACTTGCTACGAACAACAGTCAAAGTCCCTGGCAAGAGGCCCCCAAGAGCCATCTCTGCTTTTGGCCCCTCGGCCAGCATCAATGGGTTGGTCAAGGACATGAGCACTGTGCAGATGGGTGAAGGTCCTG AAGCCACCACTCCCACCCCAAGCCCAAACCCCAGCCCCAGTTCCCTGCAGCCACCACCAGACCAGACATCCAAGAACCTGCTGAAGCCAGACCGGAATTTGGCCCGAGCCCTCAGCACCG ACTGTACCCCATCTGGAGACCTGAGCCTCCTGAGTCGGGAACCCCCTCCTTCTCCCATGgtgaagaagcagaggaggaaaaaattgACAACACCCTCCAAGACTGAAGGCTCGGCTGGGCAGGCTGAAG aggaAAACTTCGAATTCCTGATCGTGTCCAGCACTGGTCAGACGTGGCACTTTGAGGCAGCCAGTTTTGAGGAGCGGGATGCCTGGGTCCAGGCCATCGAAAGTCAGATCCTAGCCAGTCTGCAATGCTGTGAGAGCAGCAAGGTCAAG CTGCGCACAGACAGCCAAAGTGAAGCGGTGGCCATCCAGGCGATCCGGAACGCCAAGGGGAACTCTATCTGCGTGGACTGCGGGGCCCCCA ACCCCACGTGGGCCAGTTTGAACCTGGGCGCACTCATCTGCATCGAGTGTTCTGGCATTCACCGGAACCTGGGCACACACCTGTCCCGCGTTCGCTCGCTGGACTTGGACGACTGGCCTCGGGAGCTGACCCTGGTGCTGACGGCCATTGGCAACGACATGGCCAACCGCGTGTGGGAGAGCGACACACGGGGCCGTACCAAACCCACGCGGGACTCTTCGCG GGAGGAGCGTGAATCATGGATTCGCGCCAAGTACGAGCAGCTGCTGTTCCTGGCGCCGCTGGGCACTCCGGAGGAACCGCTGGGCCGCCAGCTGTGGGCCGCGGTGCAGGCCCAGGACGTGGCCGCCGTTCTCCTGCTTCTGGCCCATGCGCGACACGGGCCGCTCGACACCAGCGTAGAGGACCCGCAGCTTCGCTCCCCCCTTCACCTGGCAGCCGAGCTTGCCCACGTTGTCATCACGCAGCTGCTGTTGTGG TACGGCGCCGACGTGGCCGCCCGCGACGCACAGGGCCACACGGCGCTGTTCTACGCCCGCCAGGCTGGAAGCCAGCTGTGCGCCGACATCCTTCTCCAGCACGGCTGCCCGGGTGAGGGCGGCAGCACCGTCACCACCCCCAGCGCAGCCACCACCCCCAGCATCACCGCCACGCCCAGCCCCCGCCGCCGGAGCAGCGCCGCCAGCATGGGCCGCGCCGACGCCCCCGTCGCGCTGGTATAG